From the Osmerus eperlanus chromosome 21, fOsmEpe2.1, whole genome shotgun sequence genome, one window contains:
- the LOC134007651 gene encoding zinc finger protein ZIC 5-like produces the protein MRLLKTGWGRELYAVLTKPERLQSADGASQLPVSTMQRAGARHNGLPPLRNNNSVASSIASPPRAAPTGSYPNGAIKTELICKWTELSKTSKQKICDLTFSSMHELVDHVTMDHVAGLESLSHVCMWEECLREGKAFKAKYKLINHIRVHTGEKPFSCSFPDCGKMFARSENLKIHTRTHTGEKPFQCEFCERRFANSSDRKKHSQVHTSSKPYDCKALGCGKSYTHPSSLRKHMKVHVKASPTSEPLDLKIHFDSSPSSIERKVLFCPSPNSGPLDLSLSGLVRNRANPPPRTQRNQSVNPPLPQVTDMKEWYVCTRTATQNYLQIHPDDIKSEPSDDDEYNT, from the exons ATGCGCCTTCTCAAAaccgggtgggggagagagttatACGCGGTTTTAACGAAACCAGAGCGGCTTCAATCCGCCGACGGAGCTAGCCAGCTGCCCGTCTCTACCATGCAGCGGGCGGGCGCGCGGCACAATGGCCTCCCTCCGCTCCGCAACAACAACTCGGTTGCCTCGAGCATCGCATCGCCTCCTCGCGCCGCCCCGACTGGCTCCTATCCGAACGGGGCAATAAAGACCGAGTTGATTTGCAAATGGACCGAGCTTAGCAAAACCTCCAAACAAAAGATCTGCGATCTAACTTTCAGTTCCATGCACGAGCTGGTCGACCACGTCACCATGGATCACGTCGCGGGGCTCGAGTCTCTGAGCCATGTCTGTATGTGGGAAGAATGTCTGCGCGAAGGGAAGGCTTTCAAGGCGAAATATAAACTGATTAACCACATCCGAGTGCATACCGGGGAGAAACCCTTCTCATGCTCATTCCCTGACTGCGGGAAAATGTTCGCCCGTTCGGAAAACCTTAagattcacacacgcacgcacactg GGGAGAAGCCATTCCAGTGTGAGTTCTGCGAGCGCCGGTTCGCCAACAGCAGCGACAGGAAGAAGCACTCGCAGGTCCACACCAGCTCCAAGCCCTACGACTGCAAAGCCCTGGGCTGTGGGAAGTCTTACACTCACCCCAGCTCCCTTCGCAAACACATGAAGGTCCACGTCAAGGCCTCGCCTACCTCGGAACCACTAGATCTCAAGATCCACTtcgactcctccccctcctccatcgaGCGCAAGGTCCtcttctgcccctcccccaactCCGGACCCCTTGACCTGTCCCTGTCGGGGTTGGTCAGGAACCGTGCAAACCCTCCCCCTAGGACACAGAGGAACCAATCAGTGAACCCCCCTCTACCTCAGGTGACAGACATGAAGGAGTGGTACGTGTGTACCAGGACCGCCACCCAGAACTACCTCCAGATCCACCCTGACGACATAAAGTCAGAACCCAGCGATGACGACGAGTACAACACGTAA
- the zic2b gene encoding zinc finger protein ZIC 2b: MLLESSYQAASTGVSAFSRHQSASEMHERESGFMDAVHMGAFKINDHSPGQGNAFAGQGSGYAASYASSTRDFILRNRGFGGDSPSGNDQHALLRTMAGSLHHPHTEGQGHGHILFPGIHEQHHGSANVLGGRLGMPGEVFGRADQYHHVSGPRADPYGQYGAIGLNMGMATHHHPGAFFRYMRQQCIKQELICKWVDTDQPGGSSRCCGKTYGTMHDLVAHVSVEHVGGPEQSSHVCFWEDCPRETKPFKAKYKLVNHIRVHTGEKPFPCPFPGCSKVFARSENLKIHKRTHTGEKPFVCDYFGCDRRFANSSDRKKHMHVHTSDKPYLCKMCEKSYTHPSSLRKHMKVHDSLSTTESSPAASSGYESTSPSGLVSPASESQSNMSPDIIVLGHSGHSHSNFSEWYV; encoded by the exons ATGCTGTTGGAGTCTAGCTATCAGGCCGCGAGCACAGGGGTCAGCGCGTTCTCCAGACACCAATCCGCTTCTGAGATGCACGAGCGGGAATCTGGCTTCATGGACGCAGTTCACATGGGCGCTTTTAAGATAAATGATCATTCACCAGGTCAGGGTAACGCGTTTGCAGGCCAGGGGAGTGGGTACGCGGCCTCCTATGCCAGTTCTACTCGGGACTTTATCCTGCGTAACCGGGGGTTCGGAGGAGACTCGCCCTCGGGTAACGACCAGCACGCACTACTCAGAACCATGGCGGGGTCCCTGCATCACCCTCACACGGAGGGCCAAGGGCACGGGCACATACTCTTCCCTGGGATTCATGAACAGCACCATGGCTCTGCCAACGTGCTGGGCGGGCGGCTGGGGATGCCTGGCGAGGTGTTCGGGCGAGCGGACCAATATCATCATGTATCCGGGCCAAGAGCGGACCCTTACGGCCAGTACGGTGCCATAGGTCTGAACATGGGAATGGCTACGCATCACCACCCCGGCGCCTTCTTCCGTTACATGCGACAACAGTGCATCAAACAGGAGTTGATTTGCAAGTGGGTTGACACTGATCAACCAGGCGGCTCCAGCCGATGCTGTGGCAAGACCTACGGCACAATGCACGATCTGGTGGCGCACGTCTCCGTGGAACACGTCGGTGGGCCCGAGCAGAGTAGCCATGTCTGTTTCTGGGAGGACTGCCCGCGAGAGACCAAACCATTCAAGGCCAAATACAAGCTGGTGAATCACATTCGCGTGCACACCGGGGAGAAACCGTTCCCGTGCCCATTCCCTGGTTGTAGCAAGGTGTTTGCGCGCTCAGAAAACCTTAAAATCCACAAGCGGACGCACACAG GAGAGAAGCCGTTCGTGTGTGATTACTTCGGCTGCGACAGACGCTTTGCCAACAGCAGTGACCGCAAGAAACACATGCACGTTCACACGTCTGACAAGCCCTATCTGTGCAAGATGTGTGAGAAGTCCTACACGCATCCAAGCTCTCTGCGCAAACACATGAAG GTCCACGACTCACTCTCAACCACCGAGTCCTCTCCAGCCGCCAGCTCAGGGTACGAGTCCACTAGTCCATCTGGTCTGGTGTCTCCCGCCTCAGAGTCGCAGAGCAACATGTCCCCGGACATCATCGTGCTCGGTCACAGCGGACACAGCCACAGCAACTTCAGTGAGTGGTACGTCTGA